The Novosphingobium kaempferiae genome includes a window with the following:
- the murG gene encoding undecaprenyldiphospho-muramoylpentapeptide beta-N-acetylglucosaminyltransferase produces the protein MSPVSRHYVLAAGGTGGHLIPAFALAAELHERGHHVALVTDERGAAIPGKPDYLTTHVLPPGRIAGKNPLGWLKGAKGVLDGRRMALRLFESFEPSVVVGFGGYPAMPTMLAARAAKLPIVLHEQNSVLGRVNRWFAKKVDAIATSAEKTEKLDPSLASKVTLVGNPVREEVLRLREQPFPEFTEDSLFRILVTGGSQGARVLSDVVPEGLAMLPPALRSRLQVIQQARAEDIERVRERYAQHGIPAELGTYFENMAERLAGAHLFIGRSGASTIAELTAVGRPAILIPLPYAMDDHQSVNAREMVAGGGARVIRQPAITTENPDAYKGDKRNALLKEQAEIHQKMAKDLCLQIQAIAQHPETLANAAHASWNCGYPNAAKDLADLVESFGAAPIMDVIRMEKASAPKGGEALAMENMK, from the coding sequence ATGAGCCCGGTTTCCCGCCACTACGTCCTCGCCGCGGGCGGGACCGGCGGACACCTCATCCCTGCCTTCGCGCTTGCCGCCGAACTGCACGAGCGCGGGCATCACGTCGCCCTCGTCACCGACGAGCGAGGGGCGGCGATCCCGGGCAAGCCGGATTATCTGACCACCCACGTCCTGCCGCCGGGCCGGATTGCGGGCAAGAACCCGTTGGGCTGGCTCAAGGGCGCGAAGGGCGTGCTCGACGGTCGCCGCATGGCGCTGCGCCTGTTCGAGAGCTTCGAGCCGAGTGTCGTCGTCGGCTTCGGTGGCTATCCGGCGATGCCGACGATGCTGGCCGCGCGCGCTGCGAAGCTGCCGATCGTGCTGCACGAACAGAACTCGGTGCTCGGCCGCGTGAACCGCTGGTTCGCGAAGAAGGTGGATGCCATCGCCACCTCCGCCGAGAAGACCGAGAAGCTCGATCCGTCGCTGGCAAGCAAAGTCACGCTGGTCGGAAACCCGGTGCGGGAGGAAGTGCTTCGCCTGCGCGAGCAGCCGTTCCCGGAGTTCACCGAGGACAGCCTGTTCCGCATCCTCGTCACCGGCGGCAGCCAGGGCGCGCGCGTGTTGTCGGACGTCGTGCCCGAAGGTCTGGCGATGCTCCCGCCCGCGTTGCGTTCGCGTCTGCAGGTTATCCAGCAGGCCCGCGCTGAGGATATCGAGCGCGTCCGCGAGCGCTATGCGCAGCACGGTATCCCGGCAGAACTGGGCACCTACTTCGAGAATATGGCGGAGCGCCTTGCCGGTGCGCACCTGTTCATCGGTCGCTCCGGAGCATCGACCATAGCGGAACTGACCGCAGTGGGCCGCCCCGCGATCCTCATCCCGCTGCCTTATGCGATGGACGACCACCAGAGCGTCAATGCGCGCGAGATGGTTGCGGGCGGCGGCGCGCGGGTGATCCGCCAGCCGGCGATCACCACCGAGAACCCGGACGCCTACAAGGGCGACAAGCGCAACGCGCTGCTCAAGGAGCAGGCCGAAATCCACCAGAAGATGGCCAAGGACCTGTGCCTGCAGATCCAGGCGATCGCCCAGCATCCCGAGACGCTGGCGAACGCGGCGCATGCTTCGTGGAACTGCGGCTATCCCAACGCAGCCAAGGATCTGGCCGACCTCGTCGAGAGCTTCGGCGCGGCGCCGATCATGGACGTTATTAGAATGGAAAAGGCCAGCGCGCCCAAGGGCGGTGAAGCACTGGCGATGGAGAATATGAAGTGA
- a CDS encoding D-alanine--D-alanine ligase: MSLNPIHVAVLMGGWSSERPVSLMSGEGVAKALESKGHKVTRIDMDRDVALRLAEAKPDVVFNALHGAPGEDGTVQGMMDLMGLTYTHSGLATSVIAIDKELTKQALVPHGVPMPGGRVVKSADIHERDPLPRPYVLKPVNEGSSVGVAIVTTEGNYGNPIAKDVKGPWQEFDELLAEPYIRGRELTTAVIGDRSLLVTELKPKSGFYDFDSKYTDGMTEHVCPAEIPDEITQACKDIALRSHQLLGCKGTSRSDFRWDDTQGVEGLFLLEVNTQPGMTPLSLVPEQARACGMDYPELVEAIIAEAIADKQAGTK; this comes from the coding sequence ATGAGCCTGAACCCTATCCACGTCGCAGTCCTGATGGGCGGTTGGTCGAGCGAACGCCCGGTCTCGCTGATGAGCGGCGAGGGCGTAGCCAAGGCTCTGGAATCCAAGGGCCACAAGGTCACGCGGATCGACATGGACCGCGACGTCGCGCTGCGTCTGGCCGAGGCGAAGCCCGATGTCGTGTTCAACGCGCTCCACGGTGCGCCGGGCGAGGACGGCACAGTGCAGGGCATGATGGACCTGATGGGCCTGACCTACACTCATTCGGGCCTCGCGACTTCGGTGATCGCCATCGACAAGGAACTGACCAAGCAGGCGCTGGTCCCGCATGGCGTGCCGATGCCGGGTGGCCGGGTGGTCAAGTCCGCCGATATTCACGAGCGCGATCCCTTGCCGCGCCCCTATGTGCTCAAGCCGGTCAATGAGGGTTCCTCGGTCGGCGTCGCCATCGTCACGACTGAAGGCAACTACGGCAATCCCATAGCGAAGGACGTGAAGGGGCCGTGGCAGGAGTTCGACGAGCTGCTGGCCGAGCCCTACATCCGGGGGCGCGAACTGACGACGGCGGTGATCGGTGATCGTTCGCTGCTGGTCACCGAACTCAAGCCGAAGTCGGGCTTCTACGACTTCGATTCCAAATACACCGACGGCATGACCGAGCATGTCTGCCCGGCCGAGATCCCCGACGAGATCACGCAGGCGTGCAAGGACATCGCCCTGCGTTCACACCAGCTGCTTGGCTGCAAGGGCACCAGCCGTTCGGACTTCCGCTGGGACGATACGCAGGGCGTCGAGGGGCTGTTCCTGCTCGAAGTGAACACCCAGCCCGGCATGACTCCGCTCAGCCTCGTCCCCGAACAGGCGCGCGCCTGCGGGATGGACTACCCCGAACTCGTCGAGGCGATCATCGCCGAGGCCATTGCCGACAAGCAGGCCGGGACCAAATGA
- the murC gene encoding UDP-N-acetylmuramate--L-alanine ligase, whose protein sequence is MKGVGTDIGTIHFVGIGGIGMSGIAEVMHNLGYAVQGSDIAEGYVVEGLRARGIKVMIGHASENVEGAAVVVTSTAVKRENPEVVYALEHRIPVVRRAEMLAELMRLKNTVAVAGTHGKTTTTSMVAALLDAGGVDPTVINGGIINSYGSNARLGASDWMVVEADESDGSFLRLDGTIAIVTNIDPEHLDHYGSFDRIKESFVEFIENVPFYGAALLCIDHPEVQAIIPKVRDRRVVTYGFSAQADIRGENVTPIPGGNRFDVALRQRDGSFRRIEGIELPMPGRHNVQNALAAVGVAVEMGCSDACIQTGFSKFGGVKRRFTKVGEVEVEGGSVTVIDDYGHHPVEIRAVLAAAREGVKGRVIAVVQPHRFTRLRDHMEDFQAAFNDADVVYAAPVYAAGEQPIDGVDSAALVEGTKARGHRSAQVVAGADALADALAGSILPGDMVVCLGAGDITKWAAGLADGIRARRAG, encoded by the coding sequence GTGAAGGGCGTCGGCACCGACATCGGTACCATCCATTTCGTCGGCATCGGCGGCATCGGCATGTCCGGCATCGCCGAGGTCATGCACAACCTTGGCTACGCGGTGCAGGGCAGCGACATCGCCGAAGGCTACGTGGTCGAGGGCCTGCGCGCGCGCGGCATCAAGGTCATGATTGGTCACGCGTCCGAGAACGTGGAGGGCGCGGCGGTCGTCGTCACATCCACGGCGGTGAAGCGCGAGAATCCCGAGGTCGTCTATGCCCTCGAGCATCGCATCCCGGTGGTGCGCCGCGCGGAGATGCTGGCCGAGCTGATGCGCCTCAAGAACACCGTCGCGGTGGCAGGCACGCACGGCAAGACGACGACGACCTCAATGGTCGCCGCGCTGCTCGACGCAGGCGGCGTGGACCCGACCGTCATCAACGGCGGCATCATCAACTCCTACGGATCGAACGCGCGTCTTGGCGCGTCGGACTGGATGGTCGTGGAGGCCGACGAGAGCGACGGCTCTTTCCTGCGCCTCGACGGCACGATCGCTATCGTGACGAACATCGATCCGGAGCACCTCGATCACTACGGCTCGTTTGACCGGATCAAGGAATCCTTCGTCGAATTCATCGAGAACGTACCGTTCTACGGTGCGGCGCTGCTGTGCATCGACCACCCGGAAGTGCAGGCGATCATCCCCAAGGTGCGCGACCGCCGCGTGGTGACTTACGGCTTCTCCGCGCAGGCGGACATTCGCGGCGAGAATGTGACGCCGATTCCCGGCGGCAATCGTTTCGACGTGGCGCTGCGCCAGCGGGACGGCTCGTTCCGGCGGATCGAGGGGATCGAACTGCCGATGCCGGGCCGCCACAACGTCCAAAACGCGCTCGCCGCAGTGGGCGTCGCGGTGGAGATGGGCTGTTCCGATGCCTGCATCCAGACCGGCTTCTCCAAGTTCGGCGGCGTCAAGCGCCGCTTCACCAAGGTGGGCGAAGTCGAGGTAGAGGGCGGTTCCGTCACCGTGATCGACGACTACGGCCACCATCCGGTCGAGATCCGCGCCGTGCTTGCCGCCGCCCGCGAGGGCGTGAAGGGCCGCGTCATCGCCGTGGTGCAGCCGCACCGCTTCACGCGCCTTCGCGACCACATGGAAGACTTCCAGGCCGCCTTCAACGACGCCGACGTGGTCTATGCCGCGCCGGTCTACGCGGCGGGCGAGCAGCCGATCGACGGTGTGGACAGCGCCGCGCTGGTCGAGGGGACCAAAGCGCGCGGGCACCGCTCGGCGCAGGTCGTCGCCGGGGCCGATGCACTGGCCGATGCACTGGCAGGCTCGATCCTGCCGGGCGACATGGTCGTGTGCCTCGGCGCGGGGGACATCACCAAGTGGGCCGCAGGGCTCGCCGATGGCATCCGGGCGCGGAGGGCAGGGTGA
- a CDS encoding UDP-N-acetylmuramoyl-tripeptide--D-alanyl-D-alanine ligase, giving the protein MNAITRILDWPAAPLEDNPLVLWDADAIARAVRGVASTEFTVSGVEIDSRDVQPGDLFFALKGEAMDGHRFIDAAFAKGAAAAVVDRPIDGPHILVENTMEALERLGAAARLRARGPIIGVTGSVGKTGVKEMIFAALDRSSRGDAHRSVKSYNNHVGVPLSLARMPSRARFGIFEMGMNHAGEIAALTRQVRPDVAVITTIAPAHIEMLGSEEAIADAKAEIFEGLEEGGTAVIPADSPHYMRLREAALACGAKVVSFGKAADADVRLLDAVPAIGGGSLVTIDMGERRVCYTVAAPGEHQAVNSLAVMAAVRAVKGDLGAAGVALAEMGGLAGRGARMEIDVDGGKALLIDESYNANPASMRATLAQLGRTPANRRIAVLGSMKELGSHGPDYHAALVEPIREAGVDYAILVGDEMGALADGLRGELGKSGASGLGKPVPFAHCASVREAVETLRAFGLERDDAILVKGSNSVGLAALVTALAKTEG; this is encoded by the coding sequence ATGAACGCCATCACCCGGATCCTCGACTGGCCTGCCGCGCCGCTGGAGGACAACCCGCTGGTCCTGTGGGACGCCGACGCCATCGCGCGCGCGGTCAGGGGAGTGGCGAGTACCGAGTTCACCGTCTCCGGCGTCGAGATCGACAGCCGCGACGTCCAGCCCGGCGACCTGTTCTTCGCGCTCAAGGGCGAGGCGATGGACGGCCACCGCTTCATCGATGCCGCCTTCGCCAAGGGCGCTGCCGCTGCAGTGGTGGACCGCCCGATCGACGGCCCGCACATCCTCGTCGAGAACACGATGGAGGCGCTCGAACGCCTTGGCGCCGCCGCCCGCCTGCGTGCCCGTGGACCGATCATCGGCGTGACTGGATCGGTCGGCAAGACTGGCGTCAAGGAGATGATCTTCGCCGCGCTCGACCGCTCCAGCCGGGGTGACGCGCACCGTTCGGTCAAGAGCTACAACAACCACGTCGGCGTGCCGCTCAGCCTCGCCCGCATGCCGAGCCGCGCGCGCTTCGGCATCTTCGAGATGGGCATGAACCACGCGGGCGAGATCGCCGCGCTGACCCGGCAGGTCCGCCCCGACGTAGCCGTCATCACCACGATCGCGCCCGCGCACATCGAGATGCTCGGCTCCGAAGAAGCCATCGCCGACGCCAAGGCGGAAATCTTCGAGGGGCTGGAAGAGGGCGGCACCGCCGTCATCCCGGCCGACAGCCCGCACTACATGCGCCTGCGCGAAGCCGCACTGGCCTGCGGGGCCAAGGTCGTTTCGTTCGGCAAGGCGGCGGATGCGGACGTGCGGTTGCTTGATGCGGTGCCGGCGATCGGTGGCGGCTCGCTCGTCACCATCGACATGGGCGAGCGTCGCGTGTGCTACACCGTCGCTGCGCCCGGAGAGCACCAGGCGGTCAACTCACTGGCGGTCATGGCTGCCGTCCGTGCCGTTAAGGGTGACTTGGGTGCCGCTGGGGTCGCGCTTGCCGAGATGGGCGGCCTCGCCGGTCGCGGCGCGCGGATGGAGATCGACGTGGACGGCGGCAAGGCCCTCCTGATCGACGAAAGCTACAACGCCAACCCCGCTTCCATGCGTGCCACGCTCGCGCAACTGGGCCGCACGCCCGCCAACCGCCGCATCGCCGTTCTCGGCTCGATGAAGGAACTCGGCAGCCACGGGCCGGACTATCACGCGGCGCTCGTCGAGCCGATCCGCGAGGCGGGCGTGGACTACGCCATTCTCGTCGGCGACGAGATGGGCGCTTTGGCCGATGGATTAAGGGGGGAACTGGGGAAATCCGGCGCTTCCGGCCTTGGCAAACCCGTGCCGTTCGCCCATTGCGCGAGTGTGCGGGAAGCTGTCGAAACCCTGCGTGCATTCGGCCTCGAACGGGATGACGCCATCCTCGTCAAAGGCTCGAATTCGGTGGGTCTGGCAGCACTCGTGACGGCGCTGGCAAAGACGGAAGGGTAG
- the mraY gene encoding phospho-N-acetylmuramoyl-pentapeptide-transferase: protein MLYLIAEWFHYEGLSNLFRYQTFRSGAAFMTALFLGLLIGPKFINMLRVRQGKGQPIREDGPQSHLAKRGTPTMGGLMILTALIGSMILFMDVTNPFVWACVAVTVGFGAIGFLDDYDKVTKRHHAGLSSKLRLALEFVVAGIASYIIVSQLNTNLYVPFLSGRYIPLGPFYYVFAAVVIVGAGNAVNLTDGLDGLATMPVIIAAGTFAIICYLAGRVDYANYLGIPHVPRAGELAIFCAGIMGAGLAFLWFNAPPAAVFMGDTGSLALGGALGCIAVAAHHEIVLAIVGGLFVLEAASVIIQVFWFKRTGRRVFRMAPIHHHFEQKGWRESTVVIRFWIISIVLAVLGLATLKLR from the coding sequence ATGCTGTATCTCATCGCAGAATGGTTCCATTACGAGGGACTGTCCAACCTCTTCCGCTACCAGACGTTCCGCTCGGGCGCGGCCTTCATGACGGCGCTGTTCCTCGGCCTGCTGATCGGGCCGAAGTTCATCAACATGCTGCGAGTCCGCCAGGGCAAGGGGCAACCGATCCGCGAGGACGGGCCGCAGAGCCACCTCGCGAAGCGCGGCACGCCGACGATGGGCGGCCTGATGATCCTGACCGCGCTGATCGGCTCGATGATCCTGTTCATGGATGTCACGAACCCGTTCGTCTGGGCCTGTGTGGCGGTGACGGTCGGCTTCGGCGCGATCGGCTTTCTCGACGACTACGACAAGGTGACGAAACGTCATCATGCGGGTCTTTCGAGCAAGCTGCGCCTTGCGCTCGAATTCGTGGTGGCGGGCATCGCATCCTACATCATCGTCAGCCAACTCAACACCAACCTCTACGTGCCGTTCCTGTCGGGCCGCTACATTCCGCTGGGGCCGTTCTACTACGTCTTCGCGGCCGTGGTGATCGTGGGTGCAGGCAATGCGGTGAACCTCACCGACGGGCTCGACGGCCTCGCGACGATGCCGGTCATCATCGCGGCAGGCACTTTCGCGATCATCTGCTACCTTGCGGGCCGCGTCGATTACGCCAACTACCTCGGCATTCCGCACGTTCCGCGTGCGGGCGAACTGGCAATCTTCTGCGCCGGGATCATGGGAGCGGGCCTCGCCTTCCTGTGGTTCAACGCGCCGCCTGCCGCCGTGTTCATGGGCGACACCGGCAGCCTTGCCCTCGGTGGCGCGCTGGGCTGCATCGCCGTTGCCGCGCATCACGAGATCGTGCTCGCCATCGTCGGCGGCCTCTTCGTGCTGGAGGCAGCCTCGGTCATAATCCAGGTCTTCTGGTTCAAGCGCACCGGTCGCCGCGTCTTCCGCATGGCGCCGATCCACCACCACTTCGAGCAGAAGGGCTGGCGCGAGTCGACCGTTGTGATCCGTTTCTGGATCATCTCGATCGTCCTCGCCGTGCTGGGCCTTGCTACCCTGAAACTGCGATAA
- the murD gene encoding UDP-N-acetylmuramoyl-L-alanine--D-glutamate ligase, whose product MIVSPVFAGKRYAVLGLARSGLTAVATLVESGAHVMAWDSRDEARQQLCEWTDCGKVELADPVSADITGYDGVVVSPGIPLNRHPIAEAAERAGVPVIGDIELFAMARADLPAHRVVGITGTNGKSTTTSLVHHLLEVAGVPARVGGNIGVPVLGPKPLGEGGVYVLELSSYQIDITRSLGCEVAALLNITPDHLDRYDGFEAYAASKARLFEMQGRERNAVFGVGDKETRTIAHIEAARRAPGLVRFADGADLLDIQKEWPSLQGPHNLQNAAVAVAIVEALGVKKAQWRKGLRTFSGLPHRMERVAVANGVTYINDSKATNPASTAPAIAAFPPDPERRIHWILGGLPKGDNLDECVPFFGNIAAAYTIGDAGPLFAEILAPYTEVHRSEMMAEAIRQAMAAAKPGDVVMLSPACASFDQFRDYEARGQAFRQIVEALLEEQD is encoded by the coding sequence GTGATCGTCTCCCCCGTCTTCGCCGGCAAGCGCTACGCGGTCCTTGGCCTCGCCCGTTCGGGCCTCACCGCCGTCGCCACGCTGGTCGAGAGCGGGGCGCACGTCATGGCCTGGGACAGCCGCGACGAGGCCCGCCAGCAGCTTTGCGAGTGGACCGATTGCGGCAAGGTCGAATTGGCCGACCCGGTAAGCGCTGACATCACCGGCTATGACGGTGTGGTCGTCTCGCCAGGCATCCCGCTAAACCGCCACCCCATCGCCGAGGCGGCAGAGCGCGCCGGCGTGCCGGTGATCGGCGACATAGAACTCTTCGCCATGGCCCGCGCCGACCTTCCGGCGCACCGGGTTGTCGGTATCACCGGCACTAACGGCAAGTCGACGACGACCTCGCTCGTCCACCACCTGCTCGAAGTCGCGGGCGTTCCGGCGCGTGTCGGCGGCAACATCGGTGTGCCGGTGCTCGGGCCGAAGCCGCTGGGCGAGGGGGGCGTCTATGTGCTCGAACTGTCGAGCTACCAGATCGACATCACCCGCAGCCTTGGTTGCGAAGTCGCGGCGCTGCTCAACATCACCCCCGACCACCTCGACCGCTACGACGGGTTCGAGGCTTACGCGGCATCCAAGGCCCGCCTGTTCGAGATGCAGGGGCGTGAGCGCAACGCCGTGTTCGGTGTCGGCGACAAGGAGACGCGCACGATCGCCCACATCGAGGCTGCGCGTCGCGCGCCCGGTCTGGTGCGCTTCGCCGACGGCGCGGACTTGCTCGACATCCAGAAGGAATGGCCCTCGCTGCAGGGGCCGCACAACCTCCAGAACGCCGCCGTGGCTGTCGCCATCGTCGAGGCGCTGGGCGTGAAGAAGGCGCAGTGGCGCAAGGGTCTGCGCACCTTCAGCGGCCTTCCGCACCGCATGGAGCGCGTCGCGGTCGCGAACGGCGTTACCTATATCAACGACAGCAAGGCGACCAACCCGGCCTCGACCGCGCCTGCCATCGCTGCGTTTCCGCCCGATCCCGAGCGGCGCATCCACTGGATTCTCGGCGGTCTGCCCAAGGGCGACAACCTCGACGAATGCGTGCCGTTCTTCGGCAACATCGCGGCTGCCTATACTATCGGCGACGCCGGGCCGCTGTTCGCCGAAATCCTCGCGCCGTATACCGAGGTCCATCGTTCCGAGATGATGGCGGAGGCGATCCGTCAGGCCATGGCTGCGGCCAAGCCAGGCGACGTGGTGATGCTGTCGCCCGCCTGCGCCAGTTTCGACCAGTTCCGCGATTACGAAGCGCGCGGGCAGGCGTTCCGCCAGATCGTCGAGGCGCTGCTGGAGGAGCAGGACTGA
- the murB gene encoding UDP-N-acetylmuramate dehydrogenase, whose amino-acid sequence MSLTLDQTAVRGKLTANAPLAPLVWFKAGGHAQWLFEPKDLADLQDFLRGLDRAVPVMALGLGSNMIVRDGGVPGVVIRLGKAFAKVAKLDDVTLDCGGGASGILVSSTARDAGIAGVEFLRSIPGTVGGFVRMNGGAYGGEVKDILIDCDVVLRSGELVPLSNADLGYTYRHSELPEGAVVVSARFKGRPGEPAAIQAEMDRISAAREASQPLRSKTGGSTFKNPEGHAAWKLVDEAGCRGLVLGGAQVSEKHTNFLLNTGEASSEDIENLGDEVRRRVKEKSGVDLEWEIQRVGQRVEGGRP is encoded by the coding sequence GTGAGCCTCACACTCGATCAGACGGCTGTACGCGGCAAGCTGACGGCGAACGCGCCGCTGGCGCCGCTCGTCTGGTTCAAGGCTGGCGGTCATGCGCAGTGGCTGTTCGAGCCGAAGGATCTGGCCGACCTGCAGGATTTCCTGCGCGGCCTCGACCGGGCGGTGCCGGTCATGGCGCTAGGCCTCGGCTCCAACATGATCGTCCGCGACGGTGGCGTTCCCGGCGTGGTGATCCGGCTGGGCAAGGCTTTCGCCAAGGTTGCGAAGCTGGATGACGTCACGCTCGACTGCGGCGGCGGGGCGAGCGGAATCCTCGTGTCCTCCACGGCGCGCGATGCAGGCATTGCGGGCGTGGAGTTCCTCCGCTCGATCCCCGGCACCGTGGGCGGCTTCGTGCGCATGAACGGCGGCGCTTATGGCGGTGAGGTTAAGGACATCCTGATCGACTGCGACGTGGTGCTGCGCTCCGGCGAACTGGTGCCGCTCAGCAATGCAGACCTTGGCTATACCTATCGCCATTCCGAACTGCCCGAGGGCGCGGTGGTCGTCTCCGCGCGCTTCAAGGGGCGTCCCGGCGAACCTGCCGCGATCCAGGCCGAGATGGACCGCATCTCCGCCGCGCGCGAGGCGTCGCAGCCGCTGCGTTCCAAGACCGGCGGCTCGACCTTCAAGAACCCCGAAGGTCACGCGGCATGGAAGCTGGTGGACGAAGCAGGTTGCCGCGGCCTCGTTCTGGGCGGCGCGCAGGTGAGCGAGAAGCACACCAATTTCCTGCTCAACACCGGCGAGGCCAGCAGCGAGGACATCGAAAACCTCGGTGACGAGGTGCGCCGCCGGGTGAAGGAAAAATCCGGCGTCGATCTCGAGTGGGAAATCCAGCGCGTCGGCCAGAGGGTTGAGGGAGGGCGCCCATGA
- a CDS encoding DUF4262 domain-containing protein — MRDDRLSRHEQQILDNIEEFGCHITVVTPPDDADEEDESEERFAYSVGFRTTVSQPEVIVFGFSTELSAAVINGVLDMCREGFVMEDWKEIDGLLKGHRCMLREVEPECLIPHYFNSAMWYAEHEGEEMSRAMQIVWPGVDDGLFPWDKDCSDAVRDLQTPLYRTSLNS; from the coding sequence ATGAGGGACGACCGCCTTTCCCGCCATGAACAGCAGATCCTCGACAACATCGAGGAATTCGGCTGCCACATCACCGTCGTCACTCCGCCCGATGACGCCGATGAGGAGGACGAGAGCGAGGAGCGCTTCGCCTACTCGGTCGGCTTTCGCACCACCGTCAGCCAGCCCGAGGTGATCGTCTTCGGCTTCTCGACCGAACTCTCCGCCGCCGTCATCAACGGTGTGCTCGACATGTGCCGCGAAGGCTTCGTGATGGAGGACTGGAAGGAGATCGACGGTCTCCTCAAGGGCCACCGTTGCATGCTGCGCGAAGTCGAGCCGGAATGCCTTATCCCGCACTATTTCAACTCGGCGATGTGGTACGCCGAGCATGAGGGCGAGGAAATGTCCCGCGCGATGCAGATCGTCTGGCCGGGCGTCGACGACGGCCTCTTCCCCTGGGACAAGGACTGCTCCGACGCCGTCCGCGACCTGCAAACCCCGCTTTACCGAACGAGTCTGAATTCATGA
- a CDS encoding FtsW/RodA/SpoVE family cell cycle protein — MATIAPNPSAQRYSRNRRSQLAIWWQEIDRPTLILVLILMAIGAVAVAAGSPASARRLSTSVEKLRSLHFFYLHMRWQILGLVAMFWASSLTKENARRFGILLAGAMLFALVLVPVVGSEVNGAKRWLRFGISLQPSEFLKCGFPILLAWIVSWRARDPQIPVVGICFALMGVLGALLMLQPDFGSTMLFSGAFLVLILLSGIDVKRIGMFAGAGVLGLVLMYFTYDNGRNRIDNFLFGGSAFDQVDLAQRTILNGGWTGLGFWMGTRKMALPEAHTDYIFSVIGEEFGLLACMVIVVLYLAILTRVILRLVDEEDLFTVLAASGFAAQFGGQAFINILVNLQLFPSKGMTLPLISYGGSSTVAMCLSMGLLLAVTRRNPFIQREKFSLRAVGDLS; from the coding sequence ATGGCCACCATCGCGCCGAACCCGAGCGCGCAGCGCTACAGCCGCAACCGTCGCAGCCAGCTCGCGATCTGGTGGCAGGAGATCGACCGGCCGACGCTGATCCTCGTCCTGATCCTCATGGCGATCGGTGCGGTAGCGGTGGCGGCGGGCTCGCCCGCGAGCGCGCGGCGTCTGTCGACTTCGGTGGAGAAGCTGCGCTCGCTGCACTTCTTCTATCTGCACATGCGCTGGCAGATCCTTGGCCTTGTCGCGATGTTCTGGGCGTCCAGCCTGACCAAGGAGAATGCGCGGCGTTTCGGCATCCTGCTGGCGGGCGCGATGCTGTTCGCGCTTGTGCTGGTTCCCGTGGTCGGCTCCGAAGTGAACGGCGCCAAGCGCTGGCTGCGCTTCGGCATCTCGCTCCAGCCGTCCGAGTTCCTCAAGTGCGGCTTCCCTATCCTGCTCGCCTGGATCGTGTCGTGGCGTGCGCGTGACCCGCAGATCCCGGTGGTGGGCATCTGCTTCGCGTTGATGGGGGTGCTCGGCGCACTGCTGATGCTCCAGCCGGACTTCGGTTCGACGATGCTGTTTTCCGGCGCGTTCCTGGTGCTGATCCTGCTTTCGGGCATCGACGTGAAGCGCATCGGCATGTTCGCGGGGGCAGGCGTCCTCGGCCTCGTCCTGATGTACTTCACTTATGACAACGGCCGGAACCGCATCGACAACTTCCTGTTCGGCGGTTCCGCGTTCGACCAGGTGGACCTTGCCCAGCGCACGATCCTCAACGGTGGATGGACCGGGCTCGGCTTCTGGATGGGCACGCGCAAGATGGCGCTGCCCGAGGCGCATACCGACTATATCTTCTCCGTCATCGGCGAAGAATTCGGGCTGCTCGCGTGCATGGTCATCGTCGTGCTCTACCTCGCGATCCTGACCCGCGTGATCCTGCGTCTGGTGGACGAGGAAGATCTGTTCACGGTGCTCGCCGCCTCGGGCTTTGCTGCGCAGTTCGGCGGGCAGGCGTTCATCAACATCCTCGTCAACCTGCAGCTGTTCCCGTCGAAGGGCATGACCCTGCCGCTCATCAGCTATGGCGGTTCGTCCACCGTGGCGATGTGCCTGAGCATGGGGCTGCTGCTCGCCGTCACGCGGCGCAACCCGTTCATCCAGCGTGAGAAGTTCAGCCTGCGCGCCGTCGGAGACCTGTCATGA